A region of Paraburkholderia largidicola DNA encodes the following proteins:
- a CDS encoding MaoC family dehydratase: MSTLTFDDVKIGDTLPPLTLEPVNRTTLALFAGASGDHNRVHIDTDYARKAGMPDVFAHGMLSMAYLGRLLTSWVDQRQLREFGVRFVGITHLGHEVTCTGRVVDKFEAHGERRVKLEIQTANQYGEPRVVGEAVVAL; the protein is encoded by the coding sequence ATGAGCACCCTGACATTCGACGACGTGAAGATCGGCGACACGCTGCCGCCGCTGACACTCGAACCCGTCAACCGCACGACGCTTGCGCTTTTCGCGGGCGCGTCGGGCGATCACAACCGCGTGCATATCGATACCGACTACGCGCGCAAGGCGGGCATGCCCGACGTATTCGCGCATGGCATGCTGTCGATGGCGTATCTCGGCCGTCTGCTGACGAGCTGGGTCGATCAGCGGCAGTTGCGCGAGTTCGGCGTGCGCTTTGTCGGCATTACGCATCTGGGGCATGAGGTGACGTGCACGGGGCGCGTCGTCGACAAGTTCGAAGCTCACGGCGAACGGCGCGTGAAGCTCGAGATCCAGACAGCCAATCAATACGGCGAGCCGCGCGTGGTCGGCGAGGCCGTCGTTGCGCTTTGA
- a CDS encoding MaoC family dehydratase N-terminal domain-containing protein translates to MIDKKFIGKVLPAFCAVAEAGQLRFFAKATGETNPVYLDESAARDAGHAALPLPPTFLFSLEFQQPDTGWRDELGIQLSRILHGEQSFTYHRLAHAGDVLRFESRIADIYDKKNGALDFVVRETRVTNQKGEHVADLRSVLVQRNS, encoded by the coding sequence CGCCGTCGCCGAAGCGGGTCAGTTGCGCTTCTTCGCGAAGGCAACGGGCGAAACCAATCCCGTCTATCTGGACGAATCGGCGGCGCGGGATGCGGGGCATGCCGCCCTGCCCTTGCCGCCCACGTTTCTGTTCTCGCTGGAGTTTCAGCAGCCGGATACGGGGTGGCGCGACGAACTGGGTATCCAGCTGTCGCGCATCCTGCACGGCGAGCAGTCGTTCACGTATCACCGTCTTGCGCATGCGGGCGACGTGCTGCGCTTCGAAAGCCGCATCGCCGACATCTACGACAAGAAGAACGGCGCGCTCGATTTCGTCGTGCGCGAAACACGCGTGACAAACCAGAAAGGCGAGCATGTCGCCGATCTGCGCAGCGTGCTCGTGCAACGCAACAGCTAA